GATCGACGCTCCGGCGCACCGGTATCGACACCCAGCGCTCGCGCCGTCGCCTCGAGATAGGCCCGGCCGAACCGGGCATCAGGCTCGAGGTGTGCGCCTTCCGCCCACTCGTTCCATGCGTTGATGAGGATCAATCCGTCACCGACCGTGCGCTCACGCACTTTTTCCAGCCATTCACCGTACCGTTCCGGGGTGCTGGCATGAATGACGGTGCTCTTGCCGTCGCCCCGGCGGGCGGTATTGTCCCAGCCGGGCAGCACACACTCGTACCGGCGCCAATCGGGGGGATCCAGCGCGAGATAAGCGTCCACGACGTCGTCGTAGTGGAATATCACGTTGTCGGGATGGGCGCCCGGTACGTGAATATGACGAACCAGATCGTGCGTTCCGTGCGGCAAGAACTGGGCGGAAGAATCGGCGCCGTAGTTCGTCGGCGGCTGATGGTCACCGTGCGTTTCGAACTTTATGATCTCGACGTCGCCGAGACCCTCCCGCGCCCACATATCGCGCCATCGACCGAGCGTTCCCGTTGGATCGGGAAGTGCCTGGATACGGTAGATGAACAGAACGGGCCGACCGCCGACGCGCAGGTACAGCGGGTGCTGCATCGCCCGAAGCAGAAACTCTCCGTGCCGGATGTCGTCGTCGAGACTGTAGCTTTGCTTGAGCAGAACCTCGTGGTTCGAGGCGTCCCAGTGCTTGCTCCAGTTCTCGTTCGCCCACGCCAGACAGAACGGCATGGCCGGCGTGCCGGACTCCAGTATCTCGTCCATGACGCGACGGAACGGACGGTGGCCTTCGAACCAGTAGTGGTAGTAGCAAAAGGCGTCGATACCGTAGGTACGAGCGATGCGCGCCTGCTGGGCACGTACTTCCGGCACCCGCAGGTCGTAATAGCCGAGATCCTGCGGTAGCCGCGGCTGATAGTGCCCGGGGA
Above is a genomic segment from Skermania piniformis containing:
- a CDS encoding glycoside hydrolase family 99-like domain-containing protein → MTSVPTTIAFYLPQFHPIPENNGWYGEGFTEWHNVANAKPLFPGHYQPRLPQDLGYYDLRVPEVRAQQARIARTYGIDAFCYYHYWFEGHRPFRRVMDEILESGTPAMPFCLAWANENWSKHWDASNHEVLLKQSYSLDDDIRHGEFLLRAMQHPLYLRVGGRPVLFIYRIQALPDPTGTLGRWRDMWAREGLGDVEIIKFETHGDHQPPTNYGADSSAQFLPHGTHDLVRHIHVPGAHPDNVIFHYDDVVDAYLALDPPDWRRYECVLPGWDNTARRGDGKSTVIHASTPERYGEWLEKVRERTVGDGLILINAWNEWAEGAHLEPDARFGRAYLEATARALGVDTGAPERRSLTSSEVGADGQKSDVPDRYVELYSDALDVQTRLQRRLSRLEASFERQLEFTRRESRLEVDQLRREAAVLVREIDRLRAQLARQPQSPELAAARSGTSTT